The following nucleotide sequence is from Hylaeus volcanicus isolate JK05 chromosome 3, UHH_iyHylVolc1.0_haploid, whole genome shotgun sequence.
AACACACATACACATAAAACATCGGGAGCCGAGAGAAATGCCTTTGAGCGGTACGCTTGGTTCAAATGATTCTGTCCGCACTATCCGGAGGTCTCCGTTTATTAACCCTTGGAATTTAAACGCGATTACCAATGGTGTacagtgtaaaataaattggcAAAGGTCATTGCATTGTTTCACATGTATACATAGCACTCATGGGCGAATCACACTATTCATCATgtagttgtttattttatatcgtgCCTCCTTTTGAAAACGTTATCAGAGGCTTCATACAAATGGacgaaattatttgaagtGCTCGTACCTCTCAGAAAGATTCTTCTTGGCTACGAGTGGTACACATACTCCTGTTCACCTGGAGTCGTAATCGAGGAAACGGTTACGCGTGGACGCAACGTTCACGAGCGGCGCCAGGTCATGCCGACAGAGATCTTCTACGTACAGACACATGATTTCTATTATAAAGATGTAGGTTAACGAAGTATTCTGCGGGAAGTAATTACAATCAATGTACCGGATGGTCCGCGGCGatgttaaaattagaaaagtttATGTCGTTTGAATCTTAGGAATTTACGCCTTCTTGCCGCGGGGCCATTCTATACATATTAATTGGTTATCtgtcaattattaattaaattatatcgatTTCTTCGCCTTTAGTCAAGGAAAGGAACGGGAGCCGACGCGGGCGTTCCCTCCTCGAGCGACGTCGAGCTTCCGCGCGACGCTTCTCTTCGTCTTGTCCAAGGAAGCTCGCCGGGAGGAAGTATACATAATGTAATATCTTCgaatagtttatttttctatagtgCAATCATTTCCTTTCGTGCAATTCCCGAGATCGTTGTTTTCATTGAAAGTTTATCACGCGCGACTCGCGCCCGACGGCTCGACGAGGAAACGCGGCGCACGGCTCTGGTCGCGCTGTGTCGTAAAAACGCGAAATTATTAGGCAATCTAAATCGCTAGGGCTGGGATTAGTCGAATTTCTCTCCGTTCGTGTATTCAAAAGAGCCGTGGAACGAAACCTATCCTCGTTTAAATTCCACAGCTTAGAAGGATCAGCCTTGCGTTCAatcgttataataataatgttcggGAAACGATATTCGATTAGTGCTGTCCAAAATTGATTCGTAGTATCCGAATACCGAGAAAGATAGTTAAATACGAAACGATTCAAATCGTCCCAGCCCTAATCTAAACGAGTTCTCTAAGCGAACGATCCGTAATCGGACGTTCCGTAACTGCACGCGAAACGAGGGTTAAgagacgaggaagaaaatattgcCTAATCGGATGAGCGAGGgaagtttttcaaatttgttgatACATTTCATACTTTACGACTAGGAATTATGGCCTATTACTAACTATTTCGCAAAGTTTATCGACTCGATCGTTTTTTTCCCCCATCTATTCGCGTTCGAGCACGTTTCGTGATTTAATCGGGGTGAGGATATTCCCGTTCGAGGGACGAAGGGTAAAGGACGAGACTTCAGTTTCGATTCGATGGGACGTGCCGTAGAATTGTACGCCGTGTAAATAACGCTTCGACGCTCGTGTTCGATCGTAAAACGTGTGCGAAAGAAAAGAggcaacgaaaaaaaaaaacgggggaaaaaaaaggaataataataataaacctACCCGATCGCCGAAGAGAACGTGAAAAATCACACCGGTGCGAATCCGATAACGCGGGCATGAAAAACGATCGGGTCGCCACCCCCCTCCCAACCCCCCCAATTCCCAAAATTGTGAAACGGAAAGTGACTTTTTAGGTGATTGGACACACTGTTTCGCGCGCTATCGTGAAATCGCGTTAAAGCAGGTCGCATCGATACAGAGTATAGAAACTATTTCGAACTCGACTGAGCGATATGTAGgagatatatacatatatatatatatgtatatatatatatacatatataatatatacccCCATATTTTTCTCGATGTTAAGCTTTTTTCTCAGAGCGCGTAACGGCGTGTAATTGCCTGCGAGATGGAATACGAGCGAATCGTTGCgatttcttaaaaaagaaaaaaagaaacaaaaaattttcgACCTATCGTGTCGCCACGATAGCAGGGGAGGATCCGTGGGCTGCGATCATTGTTGCGCGAGTATCGCGAGGGCGGAAGCAACCGAATGGTCGTTGCGAAACGACAGCGAGCACCTTCTGTTTCGCAACGACCACACGcttcaatcgaaatttaaactaaacgacgttttttttttttttctattaatccCGCAATTCTAAGAAGCTGTCGAAGGTAAAACACTGCTACGTTTCTACAGAAACTCTCGAACGTACACCGTGTGTAGTAATCTCGACCAATAACCTCGATAATTCGCGCCGCGAGTTCATCCGATTCTCTTGGGAACAGTTAACGGAAGCCACGACGTTTCTAGGCGTCTTCGCGAACTTCTTTCCACCATCGGAATAACGATCCATCTGAACCCCTACATTCCACGAGTTTCATTTCGTCattcgaagaagaaattatttcttggaattcaataaaaaagacTGTAAATTGTCGTGGGAATCGACTGCCAGTTGGAATTGTACGATATCGAACTGATCGCCATTATCGAAGCTTCCTATTTCAACCGTACTCGACTTTGGTTGACAAAAAAATTActtcgatgaaatttaacGACCGTTTATAGGAAACTGTCGGTCGGCCAACGCGATCGATACTCGGCTCGTTGATCTCGCCAGCGAATCGTTTGATCGACGGTCCTTCGACCAAAGCGACGAAAGCACACGGATTTTATAGAGTTCGCGTAGCAAAAGGGGAGAAGACGGAACCcgtgtaaatatttcactctAGAGATTTGACTATGAACAGCGAATCATCCTTTTTAGTGTACATTACTTTGTATCATAGCCTACGAATCGTTTAGCTAGACACTTTCGAGATCTCCGTGCGAAAAGCAAAGGGAAGAAGATGAGTCGTTGTGTTTCGGGGGATTTTTTCGTTGATGATCGAACCTTTCTTTCGTGCTGCCCgacaaaattcaatcgatACGAAAATTGGGATGTTGCGTTCAAAATTGATCTTGATACTCGAGCGTGAAGAATCTCGTTGCGCAAAGGAAACGTAACAAACACCCCGACTGCCCGCccttttcttctgtttcaaCGTGAAACGTGTCAATTTGTCGAAAACGATACTCTTTCTGCGTCCATCGTTGGTCAGAGACGTGGTACAGTTTCAATCTAGATGCAACATTTCTAGGACGACGaatcgaaacgtaaaataaatgataattcgTTTAAGATTACGACTACCGTGCGGTTCGGTTGCGATTCGATCCCTGATTCCTCGCATGTACCTGTAGCGTTAAAGATCGGTTAGGCGCGGTAGCAACGaccgcgaaaaaaaaaacacgcaTCTCGTTCGCACAAGATCTTCCCTTAGCGAATcgaatttagaagaaaaagacAGATAgagagtgtgtgtgtgtgtgtgttgaGAATCGAACGCAACGCAAAATCCACCCTTCGATATCGATAGTGTGCCAACAATTCCCTTTTATCGTCTATCGCATTTTTTCATTCCCTTCGACGACTTCGAATTGATCGGGGCTTCGAACACGTTGCAACGCGACCATAAGCGAGTTAATTTTAACGATGGGGAGCCGATCCTGATTCGATATCGTTGCACCAAATATTTCTATGTCTCTCGAAACACTGTCAACGATctacagaaataaaagaaacttaaGTTGGAGAATATTTCTTAGTAATAAACTTGATACCACGATTAATCATTTTAACGGTACTTTTTGGATATCTATATCGAAAGTATCAAACATCAATTCTGTTCGATATCTACATGTTGGATACAGTTCGATATcagattataaattatactgGCCGATATCTACGGTATCGTTTCGACATCGTTCCCATCGCTAAAAATTTCCTATCACCGCAACTCGTGGGTGATAACATTAAACAGGCTCGCGGCTATCCAACTTGGTGGAAATGAACGGGAGAAAAAGCTTTTTACTCGCTgtgaaaattatgttaaaaatagatttaCGAACATAACAGTAGAACGAATTCAACGGATAGCCGCGAATTTCCTTAATTGTAATATCGATAAGAATGTAAGTACAAAACgaagacaaagaaaaaaaaaaggaaacatcgTGACGCATCGCTTTcaagttttcaatatttctcgaGTCGCGACAGTCGACAGTTATTAACGCGTGCCCTTATCAACGTCGCGTGTACCGTGCTCGCGCGATAAAGTCTGCTTTCTCGTTTTTTCGCTTCTGTCCACCCTCTGACCCCACCCTTCGCCCTCTCTCATCGAATTTTGTTGCGTTTccaactttctttttcttttcttttttcttttttttcttttttttttattaatcgacTTTTCTCCAACGCCCGAGAGAATGAATTTTACGAGACGAGACGCGTTCCTTTTCTGTCATTCTTGAAACGGAAACGAAcagcaagaaaaaagaaacgaaacgacgagACCAAAgagatgtttattttaatgttgtGTATATTAATTGAGTTTATGTCGTATAAGTCGATGCATTTATCCATGCATTACATCGAGTGCTTTAATTATCTTTCcatcatttaaaaacaaaaaacaaacgattatcattattattattataaatatatatatatatctatacgacatacgttttttcttttagataaGTTTCTGTTGCGTAATCATCGCGATCGATCGGCGGAATCTTTTATAATTAAGGTGTACATTTCGTTTACTCGATTAATCATCCATCAAGcatcattataatattaacgattattactattattatttatagttaaTTGGTTTACGTGCTAATTATTAAGCAGCCAGTGccgtttattttatatctctCGTACAGTGTAATGTATATCACCGCTGTtatcgtattttattaaatctttGCCATATAATAGCTCCCATCGTCTCACGTTCTCACCCCCTTCTCCTTTTAATCCATGCATGTGAAGCGATCGTGTCTCTCATCTACAAAGTGTTCCATAAGAAGTGTCGCGAAAGTAACAGACCATGGTATCCATTCTTCGTTGAATGTCTTGCAAGTTCGCACCACAGAATTTCCACTAAAACTTCTTTTACTGCACACATCAACCCTAACGCCAATACATCCCTTTCGCTTCctcctttaatttttcagttgCACGACGACAAAGTATTCAATTTGCGGCCCTTAAGGAGGCTCTGCATCGTGCCAGacttatttcatttctaagtAAGGTTCTTGCAACGAACCAAAAAAGAATCGAggtataaaaagaagaaataaataattcggcCGCGGCGAGGCGGTGCATTCGTTTTCGAAAACGTGAACGCACGTCGTTTCAAAGCCCCGTAAATAAATCGTGTTGTCGCTTTTGCAATCCATTAAACGCACTCGAGCAGCCGCGTCTTCTCGCGGACTCTATCCGTGCTATCCCCGTACGAGAACTAACGAGCAACAACGCACGCTTTACGCTAACAATCCAGGGATGGACAAAATTAAGAGACGCTAGAAGATAAACGACTCTCTATCTGCTactcgacgaataaaaattagaattcgaATTATAGAACGTTACATCACGAATGAACTTATCCGAGTACCTCTTCTTTTCATTCATCTTTCATTCGGAgcaaattttgcccatctctgtagCAATCCTCCAGGTGGTTGCTTTCGGATAGAGGAACTTCGATTTCCAAGCGACACCTGAGAGGGGAGGGTGTTCTCTTCgtgtttcttttcctctcgAAGATGCAACTACTTTCCGTTCAGGCGACGCGATCATTCTCGGACGATCTTCGGCGTGTCGACGATTGATTTTTCCGATAAACGTGTAAACTCATTCGGGGCAAGCTCTTCCAGACCTTGCAGCACCTGAACGAAGCTTAACTCTATTTTAGGACTTCGTTCGCGCGCGAAACCGCTGCAAGGCCTAGAAAACACGTCGCTTCTTCCGTTACTCGTTATCTCGTCAACGAGTTTCGTCGTAACCGGAAGTAGTCGACTTCGGGAATAAGGTCGACCGTCTCTATTCACCCTCGGGggtaataaaatagattatttCACATAGCACACAGTTCAATAAACTGTAACAAAagcaatgaaagaaaataatgctatttttatatgttgCATCGTCTGCCGTGGTGACCTATAGTTATACGAAATGTACTCGCGTTACGTTTCGTTTGTTCGTGAATCGTTATGGGCCATTTCGTCTCACGTCGtttgaaagtttttttttcttttctctcgaaTGTTTCAACCCGATCACGTTACGTGAATAATCGTACACAAGGATATTCGCCGAGGAACTGTTTCTTTGAGCCTGACCGATATCCGAGTCGTTCGACCGAAGGATATCGTTGtggtatttttttgttatctttcAAAGAAGTTACTATACGTTCGAGTGGTGTCGTCAGGAAATTGTGAGAAGCATTCTCGTATAATTTGACGATGGATGTcccaataataattaatatcatcAACATTAGCAGCTTAGAAGTAAACgacgagaaatatttctgaacATGATCCAAAGGATGCTCTTGCTCACAATTGATCTAGATTACTACATTAAGATTTactattattgtattattattactatatcTACATTCCTTTTAAGAATCTACCACTATTACTTTACGAAACCATCTGTAAATAAGTATTTTGTATTCCtgcaagaataaaattaagaatcaTTACcgcttattttatattactacCACTGCCACCAGACTCGCGACTCGTATGGATACTTAGAGGATCGGGGATCAATTtggttttcaaattttatgtatattatgtaatgCAGATCCATGTACTTTTCAAAATGCTTTATTCAGTAATTTTTCCTTGTAATGATTACAATGAATGGATGATATATTTCGTATTTGAGTAATATAactgattaaatataaagatcTACCCTATCaataataaactaatttttatctaccgtttgtaatacataataatatcgttcaatattttcacattGACGACGAAGAACAGTAAACTAAAAATCCAAATAAACGTAAAAGTATTTATCCCTCgaaattctaacaaataaGCTGCCGATAGCCAGAGACCTTGACTTAAGATCCAAGCAAAACACAGACATAACGATCTCTTAACGCTTAATCCAAAATGTGGGAGACACAATGGTAAAAGAGATAAAAACCAGAAAAAGTATTGCGACGTTAATACTGGATTGTAAGTGACCATTACCATGGCTTGCGTGAACATCGCGAACGGTAATTCAGATTTACTCGAATATTTGTATGACAACATCAGAAGCAGCACTAGCTGTGGCAGAAAtgtgaacattttttggaGTAAGCTAGGTGGATGATTTGCAGATAAATATAgcatgtaaaaataaacagaaaaattatgtttcgtGTCTTTACGTATCATGTGATAAATAAGACTTTCGTAAAGATACTTATACccatagaaataataattgacgaTAGTTAATAGAGCTACTAAAGCCACGCAACTGAGTACCAACcttaattgatttttattcggtATCAAACTATATCTTTCGTTAAGCGAAAAATACATCGGTAGACTGAACACTATAGGGTATAATCTAAAATGAATCGAGACAGCGTGCAATAAACCTGctagaataaatttatctcGCTGAAACGAATCCAAAGTCAACATGACTAAAAGAACCGCCATCGAATCTGCATTTCCTCTGGTCGAAATTATAATCGTGAAAGGATTGTACAGCCATACCATGgcacaaattaatttcaatttatcgcTACAGTTTTGGAACGTTAGAATTCTTTTGATCAAGATTGCtatcaaaatatcaacaaaagaaaataaaatctttccaaaattttgatgtagaaaaatatttggcgTCAAAAGCAAAGCTAACAATGGCGTATAACGATAAGTATCGCGTTCGAATGGCGATTGCCCTTCTACCATGTGTCTCGCAGCATCGGTAAATACTTTATAATCCACATCAGTGTATGGAACATTGAAGGTTTTATCGTGATAATTCGAGTAAATTACTAAAGCTACTCTAAGTAGGAAGGCTGATAAACAGTGCCCCTTAAATGATAACGTATCCattgtttaaatgtaaaatgtattttttacaaaagacTACACCAATAGAGCAGTAAAAAACAAGAGAACCTACTCGATATAATTCTATTCTCTACAACctcgtattatttttcaaagcagCTTTCATTAAGCATGCCTTGAATTCATTAAACTCACTTTTGCAAtcatttttttgcaaattagATTTTGTCGATACACATACAGCATACTTAGCACCAGATTCCTGACACTGAGCAATAAGAATTggatattttctaaatcgtTCCTTTGCCTTTTTCACTGCTTCCATGTTTAACTATATCGATATGGTACattatttactatatataaaaacatggatttattacattttaatacatatatttactatatattgATACATTACTTGCTACATCAAaacatcaattatttttttggaGGAACTCTTTTTGCCAAATAGAAAGTGTATGCCAGATTAACTACCATTAAGGCATGCCAATATTTCATCCTCTTTGCACGGTCTTGGGCAAACATGATTTATGATTGCACGTTTTTCTGGTGAAAAATCAAAGGATAATGAAATAACATTGAATGGATTTCCACGATAAATTAAGTTTTAGATGACTATGCATGATCTATTAAGGATCTCAGTGTCAAATGAAATGACCAAAAACTTACATAATCAACAGTATTGTGCTCGTATTTCTTAGAAATATCTATTCCTTCACAAACTGTTGACACCTTCTTATGTACAATACAGCACTGTCTTATTTCTTCTATAACAGATTCGCAGCGTGACGGCTGATAGATGTTATCTGAAAATGAACAAGTTTTCCAATACATAACTTAACCTCAAATATACCAACGAAGGTTACATAATGCGAATTCGATTACATTAAGTGAAATCATTTAAAACACACAACCTTTTAAACACTGCTGCAATTTACATGCAAACTTTTTACACGGGTCGGCAGTTGTCATGCAAAAGGATATTTTCGTTCGCTATTGGATACCATAACCCTATATACTTACGTCTGCTTACGTCGCATATAAGTTATATGTGTTAAACTGAATCCTAACCCTATACGTACTTCAGATGCACCAACACAATCAAAGCACAGTTTgaagtggcgccatcggtgacaaaacgctcaagtttgtagtgaaagtAATTCCTACTATCGCTACCAGATGGCTCCATTAACTAAAGCTTCGATATTTAgtgctaaattaaataattaatcatcgAAATGATAAACTTGTCATATCaactaatatattgtagtgttaTGAAACAAAGAATGgtattaattatgtttttatgaaaaatatagaataattaatttgaatgtatcgCTGCTGCCATCTTACAGAAACAATGAGAACTATTTTCAGAACAAACTTGAGCagtttcccaccgatggcgctacTACACTATATTAAATAGTACAGTCTGACAAGAGCAGCCGACAAAACACAGTCACTGTATATAAGTACGTAATCATCAACGAATGTTTTGCTAggttaaattatacaaattgtgCATTAATAGCGACAAAAGTACAATAATGTTggggaaaattaaaacaaaacagGAAAAAGGAGGTGAGtagtaaaatatgaattagtTTGTTACACCTATTGTCTCTGACAGTTCCGCCGATACTGTTAGTAGTTCTTGTTATAGGttatgtatttctttaatagaacTCAAAATAATCGTAGACAACCTTATTATATCAGAGTAGtagaaatttcctttttaactTACGAGAGAAATAATGTGTTCAATGTTCTACAAGTTTTTCACTTATTGAAAACACTATTGCTTAAagttatgtatatataatttctcGGTCTTTAATCAACGAAAAAATGTCATTTgattgattatttaatttatatacattttttagagATTATTGCATACAGCGAAGCAGCAGTTGTAAATAATGCTGCTGTAGTCGAATATTGTAGGATATCAATGGCAGCTTTATCTGGTGGTACAGCTGGTTTGTTAGGGTTAACAGGTTTATATGGTTTTGGTTTCTACATTTTTGCGGTATTTGGATTATGGGTAAGAAGAATTGTCAATGGTAATTTAGTTTCCTTGGACAACATCAAATAATAGTTTTTGTAGgcaatgttattattaaaagctGGGGGccaatggaagaaatattttataagcaGACGAAATCTTCTGACGAGTGGATTTTTTGGAGGACTCTTTGTATCCTTTATATGGTCACGATAAAatgcttttattaaatattagttatttataaatatgaaagtattTTCCTTAATTGAAACCAATGGAATGATGCTACAGACATATGTGTTGTTTTGGACGTATCcttttaatatgaattatttgcGTTTGATTACAAAACGCGAAATATGCGCGCGCTAAGTATactagtctaaataatatttgtacttaTCTATTTTCCTCAATGTGAAATCAGATTTTTATATGGCATGGTACACGTCTACTGATCTAAAGGATATTTagatttaagaatttatattttttaattaaataggtatgtcgttaattaattgaagATATCACATGCAATTGCAAGTTACTAGCCagagtaaaaatattgttgaagAAGCACTACGCGATGTAtgatgtatgtatgtacataggatactctttgaaaaatacatcTATTCCACCGTTCCACCTGCTCGATCTCGTTCATTATTGTACCCTGT
It contains:
- the LOC128874282 gene encoding GPI mannosyltransferase 1, which translates into the protein MDTLSFKGHCLSAFLLRVALVIYSNYHDKTFNVPYTDVDYKVFTDAARHMVEGQSPFERDTYRYTPLLALLLTPNIFLHQNFGKILFSFVDILIAILIKRILTFQNCSDKLKLICAMVWLYNPFTIIISTRGNADSMAVLLVMLTLDSFQRDKFILAGLLHAVSIHFRLYPIVFSLPMYFSLNERYSLIPNKNQLRLVLSCVALVALLTIVNYYFYGYKYLYESLIYHMIRKDTKHNFSVYFYMLYLSANHPPSLLQKMFTFLPQLVLLLMLSYKYSSKSELPFAMFTQAMVMVTYNPVLTSQYFFWFLSLLPLCLPHFGLSVKRSLCLCFAWILSQGLWLSAAYLLEFRGINTFTFIWIFSLLFFVVNVKILNDIIMYYKR
- the LOC128874285 gene encoding uncharacterized protein LOC128874285; amino-acid sequence: MEAVKKAKERFRKYPILIAQCQESGAKYAVCVSTKSNLQKNDCKSEFNEFKACLMKAALKNNTRL
- the LOC128874284 gene encoding ER membrane protein complex subunit 6, producing MLGKIKTKQEKGEIIAYSEAAVVNNAAVVEYCRISMAALSGGTAGLLGLTGLYGFGFYIFAVFGLWAMLLLKAGGQWKKYFISRRNLLTSGFFGGLFTYVLFWTFLYGMVHVY